Proteins co-encoded in one Setaria viridis chromosome 9, Setaria_viridis_v4.0, whole genome shotgun sequence genomic window:
- the LOC117838556 gene encoding probable NADH dehydrogenase [ubiquinone] 1 alpha subcomplex subunit 12 — protein MAAVVRGVLRGIKEKGLTNFLRDVREEGYLNCLLDGNLLQTKIHNIGATLVGVDKFGNKYYEKLHDTQYGRHRWVEYAEKGRYNASQVPAEWHGWLHHITDNTGDQLLAQKTARYLVEHKQNYSGEGEELIYHSKGHALNPGQRDWTRYQPWEPKKEQS, from the exons atggcggcggtggtgcgcggCGTGCTGAGGGGCATCAAGGAGAAGGGCCTCACCAACTTCCTCCGCGACGTCCGCGAAGAAGGATACCT GAATTGCCTTCTGGATGGGAACCTTTT GCAAACAAAAATTCACAATATTGGCGCAACACTTGTAGGGGTAGACAAGTTTGGAAACAAGTACTATGAGAAACTGCATGACACTCAGTATG GAAGGCACAGGTGGGTAGAATATGCAGAGAAAGGGCGCTACAATGCATCCCAAGTGCCTGCTGAATGGCATGGATGGCTGCATCACATCACAGATAACACTGGTGATCAG ctgctggccCAGAAGACTGCTAGGTACCTTGTGGAGCACAAGCAGAACTACTCTGGTGAGGGCGAGGAGCTGATCTACCACTCCAAGGGGCACGCCCTGAACCCGGGTCAGAGGGACTGGACGAGGTACCAGCCCTGGGAGCCAAAGAAAGAGCAATCCTAG
- the LOC117838555 gene encoding D-xylose-proton symporter-like 2 isoform X2 → MASRPPPEPSSDSNKQGWGDNEEIHVSSGGVQAYTDDDADCESRRPLLLGTPAAAECYSVPAAVLPFLFPALGGLLYGYDIGATSGATISLKSSKFSGTTWYNLSSVQTGLVVSGSLYGALIGSILAYTIADFLGRRKELIISSISYLIGALLTAAAPNFAIMVVGRFLYGIGIGLAMHAAPMYIAETAPSRIRGMLISLKEFFIVLGMLLGYIAGNLYVEVVSGWRYMYATSTPLCLIMGVGMCWLPSSPRWLLLCAIQGKRNLQETKEIATLCLCRLRGQASPDLVSEQVNLILEELSYIDEEKQAGFSEIFQGKCLKAMIIGCGLVFFQQVTGQPSVLYYAATIFQSAGFSGASDATRVSILLGLLKLIMTGVAVLVVDRLGRRPLLIGGVSGITVSLFLLSSYYTLLKDASYVAVIALLLYVGCYQLSFGPIGWLMISEVFPLKLRGRGLSVAVLVNFASNALVTFAFSPLEDLIGTGLLFCGFGVIAVASLVFIFWIIPETKGLTLEEIEASL, encoded by the exons ATGGCTTCCCGTCCtcctcccgagccttcttccgaCTCAAACAAG CAGGGGTGGGGCGACAACGAGGAGATCCACGTCTCCTCCGGCGGCGTCCAGGCTTacaccgacgacgacgcggactGCGAGAGCAGGCGCCCCTTGCTGCTCGggactcccgccgccgccgagtgctactccgtccccgccgccgtcctccc GTTCCTCTTTCCAGCTTTGGGAGGCCTTCTCTATGGCTATGACATTGGGGCAACATCCGGCGCTACCATATCGCTCAAG TCTTCTAAATTCAGTGGCACAACCTGGTACAATTTGTCATCTGTGCAAACTGGCCTTGTG GTCAGTGGCTCACTATATGGTGCTTTGATCGGCTCCATCTTGGCATATACTATTGCAGACTTTTTAG GGCGACGCAAAGAGCTTATCATTTCTTCTATCTCATATTTGATCGGAGCCCTTCTGACAGCAGCAGCACCCAACTTTGCTATCATGGTGGTTGGCCGCTTTTTATATGGCATAGGAATTGGATTG GCTATGCATGCTGCTCCAATGTATATTGCAGAGACTGCGCCAAGTCGGATAAGAGGCATGCTTATTTCTCTAAAGGAGTTCTTTATTGTTCTTGGGATGCTT CTTGGTTATATAGCAGGCAATCTCTATGTTGAAGTGGTTTCCGGCTGGCGTTATATGTATGCCACCAGTACACCATTATGTCTCATAATGGGAGTCGGAATGTGCTGGTTGCCCTCGTCGCCTAGGTGGCTCCTTTTATGCGCCATACAAGGGAAGAGAAATCTGCAGGAGACAAAAGAAATTGCGACCCTTTGCTTGTGTCGATTGAGGGGTCAAGCTTCGCCTGATTTGGTCTCAGAGCAGGTTAACTTGATTCTGGAGGAACTGTCATACATTGATGAAGAGAAGCAAGCTGGCTTCAGTGAGATCTTTCAAGGAAAATGTCTTAAAGCAATGATAATTGGATGTGGTTTGGTGTTCTTTCAGCAG GTCACTGGTCAACCTAGCGTGCTATATTATGCAGCTACGATCTTTCAG AGTGCTGGATTTTCTGGTGCATCTGATGCCACTCGTGTGTCAATTCTTCTTGGCTTACTGAAG TTGATCATGACCGGAGTGGCAGTCCTTGTGGTCGACAGACTTGGCAGAAGACCATTACTCATTGGAGGTGTCAGTGGAATT ACCGTTTCCTTGTTTTTGCTGTCCTCCTACTACACATTACTGAAGGATGCCTCCTATGTGGCTGTAATAGCCCTTCTACTGTATGTTGGTTGTTACCAG CTGTCATTTGGTCCTATAGGCTGGCTTATGATCTCGGAGGTTTTCCCATTGAAGCTGCGAGGACGTGGACTGAGCGTCGCTGTTCTTGTGAATTTCGCGTCCAATGCGCTGGTCACCTTTGCTTTCTCTCCACTGGAG GATTTGATTGGGACGGGGTTGCTCTTCTGTGGATTCGGGGTGATCGCAGTGGCGTCTCTCGTGTTCATATTCTGGATCATCCCGGAGACGAAGGGACTCACCCTAGAGGAGATTGAAGCGAGTCTGTAA
- the LOC117838555 gene encoding D-xylose-proton symporter-like 2 isoform X1 codes for MASRPPPEPSSDSNKGWGDNEEIHVSSGGVQAYTDDDADCESRRPLLLGTPAAAECYSVPAAVLPFLFPALGGLLYGYDIGATSGATISLKSSKFSGTTWYNLSSVQTGLVVSGSLYGALIGSILAYTIADFLGRRKELIISSISYLIGALLTAAAPNFAIMVVGRFLYGIGIGLAMHAAPMYIAETAPSRIRGMLISLKEFFIVLGMLLGYIAGNLYVEVVSGWRYMYATSTPLCLIMGVGMCWLPSSPRWLLLCAIQGKRNLQETKEIATLCLCRLRGQASPDLVSEQVNLILEELSYIDEEKQAGFSEIFQGKCLKAMIIGCGLVFFQQVTGQPSVLYYAATIFQSAGFSGASDATRVSILLGLLKLIMTGVAVLVVDRLGRRPLLIGGVSGITVSLFLLSSYYTLLKDASYVAVIALLLYVGCYQLSFGPIGWLMISEVFPLKLRGRGLSVAVLVNFASNALVTFAFSPLEDLIGTGLLFCGFGVIAVASLVFIFWIIPETKGLTLEEIEASL; via the exons ATGGCTTCCCGTCCtcctcccgagccttcttccgaCTCAAACAAG GGGTGGGGCGACAACGAGGAGATCCACGTCTCCTCCGGCGGCGTCCAGGCTTacaccgacgacgacgcggactGCGAGAGCAGGCGCCCCTTGCTGCTCGggactcccgccgccgccgagtgctactccgtccccgccgccgtcctccc GTTCCTCTTTCCAGCTTTGGGAGGCCTTCTCTATGGCTATGACATTGGGGCAACATCCGGCGCTACCATATCGCTCAAG TCTTCTAAATTCAGTGGCACAACCTGGTACAATTTGTCATCTGTGCAAACTGGCCTTGTG GTCAGTGGCTCACTATATGGTGCTTTGATCGGCTCCATCTTGGCATATACTATTGCAGACTTTTTAG GGCGACGCAAAGAGCTTATCATTTCTTCTATCTCATATTTGATCGGAGCCCTTCTGACAGCAGCAGCACCCAACTTTGCTATCATGGTGGTTGGCCGCTTTTTATATGGCATAGGAATTGGATTG GCTATGCATGCTGCTCCAATGTATATTGCAGAGACTGCGCCAAGTCGGATAAGAGGCATGCTTATTTCTCTAAAGGAGTTCTTTATTGTTCTTGGGATGCTT CTTGGTTATATAGCAGGCAATCTCTATGTTGAAGTGGTTTCCGGCTGGCGTTATATGTATGCCACCAGTACACCATTATGTCTCATAATGGGAGTCGGAATGTGCTGGTTGCCCTCGTCGCCTAGGTGGCTCCTTTTATGCGCCATACAAGGGAAGAGAAATCTGCAGGAGACAAAAGAAATTGCGACCCTTTGCTTGTGTCGATTGAGGGGTCAAGCTTCGCCTGATTTGGTCTCAGAGCAGGTTAACTTGATTCTGGAGGAACTGTCATACATTGATGAAGAGAAGCAAGCTGGCTTCAGTGAGATCTTTCAAGGAAAATGTCTTAAAGCAATGATAATTGGATGTGGTTTGGTGTTCTTTCAGCAG GTCACTGGTCAACCTAGCGTGCTATATTATGCAGCTACGATCTTTCAG AGTGCTGGATTTTCTGGTGCATCTGATGCCACTCGTGTGTCAATTCTTCTTGGCTTACTGAAG TTGATCATGACCGGAGTGGCAGTCCTTGTGGTCGACAGACTTGGCAGAAGACCATTACTCATTGGAGGTGTCAGTGGAATT ACCGTTTCCTTGTTTTTGCTGTCCTCCTACTACACATTACTGAAGGATGCCTCCTATGTGGCTGTAATAGCCCTTCTACTGTATGTTGGTTGTTACCAG CTGTCATTTGGTCCTATAGGCTGGCTTATGATCTCGGAGGTTTTCCCATTGAAGCTGCGAGGACGTGGACTGAGCGTCGCTGTTCTTGTGAATTTCGCGTCCAATGCGCTGGTCACCTTTGCTTTCTCTCCACTGGAG GATTTGATTGGGACGGGGTTGCTCTTCTGTGGATTCGGGGTGATCGCAGTGGCGTCTCTCGTGTTCATATTCTGGATCATCCCGGAGACGAAGGGACTCACCCTAGAGGAGATTGAAGCGAGTCTGTAA
- the LOC117841107 gene encoding probable WRKY transcription factor 14: MCDFFWLSPADQGDLSDVVRASLQQQPPSHHRLPLGTPAPAVRSHGSLGSHHLPEEEEELLVHGNGGMGLMVSSSIAGCDRALYPQHHHPEAEGLLIPQQLMSSSSFVVELREDDVANTPAVLDELGLEDMAMAPHPDHAPSIKRRKSQTKKVVCIPAPVAPPPGVGGRPSTSGEVVPSDLWAWRKYGQKPIKGSPYPRGYYRCSSSKGCSARKQVERSRTDPSMLVITYTSDHNHPWPTHRNALAGSIRPAAAATSSSSSPSAKQSHHHQRRSAAAAAVTDPTPPHRHASDVVVADNSTTPAGSITASIHNHQLLLKKEVLDMDSLEPAQEDAAADHDLVVGGMIADMDGALNVLCASSFHSKKQQQQHATADHLERLPEEEDKRLLLDRDPFSFSFLDWVGASFGVAGEAAAANKGGYS; encoded by the exons ATGTGTGACTTCTTCTGGCTGTCGCCGGCCGATCAAGGCGACCTCTCCGACGTCGTCCGGGCGAGCCTGCAGCAGCAACCGCCGTCTCACCACAGGCTGCCGCTGGGCACTCCTGCCCCAGCTGTCCGCAGCCATGGCTCGTTGGGCTCCCATCATCtgccggaggaagaggaggagctgcTGGTGCATGGCAATGGCGGCATGGGGCTCATGGTTAGCAGCAGCATCGCCGGTTGTGACCGTGCCTTGTATCCACAGCACCACCATCCAGAGGCAGAGGGGCTACTGATTCCCCAGCAGCTCATGTCTAGCTCCAGCTTCGTCGTCGAGCTGAGGGAAGACGACGTGGCCAACACCCCTGCAGTGCTGGACGAACTCGGCCTGGAGGACATGGCGATGGCCCCTCACCCTGATCATGCCCCGTCCATCAAGCGAAG GAAGAGCCAGACGAAGAAGGTGGTGTGCATCCCTgcgccggtggcgccgccgccgggtgtGGGCGGGCGGCCGAGCACGAGCGGCGAGGTGGTGCCGTCGGACCTCTGGGCGTGGAGGAAGTACGGGCAGAAGCCCATCAAGGGGTCGCCGTACCCGAGGGGATACTACCGGTGCAGCAGCTCCAAGGGATGCTCCGCCCGGAAGCAGGTGGAGCGCAGCCGCACCGACCCCTCCATGCTCGTCATCACCTACACCTCCGACCACAACCACCCCTGGCCCACGCACCGCAACGCGCTCGCCGGCTCCAtcaggccggccgccgccgccacgtcctcctcctcctccccgtcggccAAGCAGAGCCATCACCATCAGCGTCGCTCCGCGGCCGCTGCTGCCGTTACTGACCCGACACCGCCCCACCGCCACGCCagcgacgtcgtcgtcgccgacaATTCTACCACGCCGGCAGGCTCCATCACCGCCAGTATCCATAACCACCAGCTGCTGCTCAAGAAGGAGGTGCTCGACATGGATAGCCTCGAGCCCGCCCAGGAGGACGCTGCTGCTGATCACGACTTGGTGGTGGGCGGCATGATTGCGGATATGGACGGCGCCCTCAACGTCCTGTGCGCCTCCAGCTTCCACTCGaaaaagcagcagcaacagcatgcCACTGCTGATCACCTGGAGAGgctgccggaggaagaagacaagcGGCTGCTGCTGGATCGGGATCCCTTCAGCTTCAGCTTCTTGGACTGGGTGGGCGCctcatttggagttgctggagaagcagcagcagcaaataaAGGCGGTTACAGTTAG
- the LOC117841109 gene encoding uncharacterized protein, which produces MRRWWCAAAGLGRRVLSSSSSASASAVASHARPLPPPLLPKPPSFTVAFSLSCRRHHSLHAPLPQGFFHPAIASSFRPPSALQQQVRHYAKKEGRSRAPLTPTKSKVKKYKMKAPSSMKFRFRTMNDGQIRRWRAGKRHNAHLKSKQAKRRLRKPALVHLAYAKVIKKLNFCG; this is translated from the exons atgcggcggtggtggtgcgccgccgccggcctcggccgccgcgtcctctcgtcctcctcctccgcctccgcctccgccgtcgcctcccatgcccgcccgctgccgccacccctGCTCCCAAAACCCCCCTCTTTCACCGTCGCTTTCTCCTTGTCCTGCCGCCGGCATCACTCCCTCCACGCGCCTCTTCCCCAGGGGTTCTTCCACCCGGCCATCGCTTCCTCCTTCCgccctccg TCGGCGCTTCAGCAGCAGGTGCGGCACTACGCCAAGAAGGAGGGGAGGTCGCGCGCGCCGCTCACGCCCACCAAGTCCAAAGTCAAGAAATACAAGATGAAGGCCCCCTC GTCCATGAAGTTTAGATTCAGAACCATGAACGACGGGCAGATCCGCAGGTGGAGGGCGGGCAAGCGCCACAATGCGCACCTCAAG TCTAAGCAAGCAAAACGAAGACTTCGGAAGCCTGCATTGGTGCATTTAGCTTATGCAAAGGTTATAAAGAAGCTCAACTTCTGCGGGTAG